The sequence ATCGAAATCGTCGGTTCCTCCACGGAGAGCACCGATGCCGCCATCCGCAACGCCATCGAGCGCGCCGGCAAAACCCTCAAGCACCTGAACTGGTTTCAGGTGGTGGAAACCCGGGGGCACATCGAGGACGGCAAGGTGGCCCACTTCCAGGTGGTGCTCAAGATCGGCTTCCGTCTCGAGGACTGATGCGCTCGCGCCAGCGCGCGATACGCTCCAGCAGCACCGGCGGCGAGCCGAAACACATCTCGCCGCTGTCAAGTTCCACCGCCACCTGGACGGTGGTGCCTTTGGCCAGGCGGCGGCCTTCGGTGTCGTGGATCTCGTAGGCCAGCTTCAGGCGGTATTCGTATTCGAGCATTCTCGCCTTCACCCGCAGGGTCTGGCCGAAGCGGGCCGGGGCCAGATAGCGGACCTGCAGATCCACCACCGGCCACACGTAGCCGGTGGCCTTCATGGTGAGGTAGTCGTAATCGATAGTTTCGAGCAAGGCGCAGCGGGCGATTTCGAAGTATTTGAGGTAATGGCCGTGCCAGACGATGCCGAGCATGTCGGCATCGAAGAAGGGCACCTCTAGGGTCACCTCGGTCTCGGGCAGCCCGCTCATGGCGCCTCCCAGAAGGGGTAGAAGTTGAACCATTGCAGCGGCGCCTGCAAACAGTGGCGCTGCAGGCGCTCGACGAAGGGGCGGGCGTAGGCGCGGATCGACGCCAAACGCTCCGCCCTTTCCTGCGGCAGCTGGACCTGTTCGTGCAGCGGGTCGAAGTGGATGTGATAGCCGTCGCCGCGGCGATAGCAAAACAGGGTGAACACCGGGCACTGGAGCAGGTGGGCCAGCAGCCAGGGGCCCTGGGGAAACGGGGCCGGGGCGCCTAGAAACGGCAGCTGCACCACCCGCTGGGGGCTGCTCACCGGAACTCGGTCCCCCACCAGCACCACGAACTCGCCCTGGCGCACTTTGTCCTGCAGCAGGATTGCCGTGGCCGGGTCGATCTCGGTCACCTGAATCAAGGTCATGTGGTGGGAGCGGTCCACGCTGCCGAGCAGGCGGTTGAACTTCTCCGCGTGCTTGGTGTGCACCAGGATGTTGAGGCGCAGGCGCCGGCGGAAGTCGGCCAGCGCCCGGCAAACCTCCAGGTTGCCGAGATGGGCGGTGACGATCAGGCCGCCCTGGCCCTGATCGAGCAGCCGCAGGAATAGCTCGCGGTTGTGGAAGGCCACCGCGGCGGTATCGAAGCGTCCCAGCCAGACCACGATCTTGTCCAGCAGGCATTCGGCGAAGCTGAGGAAATGACGGTAGCTGTGCCACAGACCGCCGTCCAGCCCCAGTTGCGGCGCGAAGCGGTGCAGCCGGCGCAGGTAATCGCGCGAGGCCGCCCGCGCCCGGCGGTTGACCACGAAGTAGTAGCCCACCACCGGATACAGAAACAGCCGGAAGAAGGGCCGGCCCAGCAGCAGATACACCCCCAGCAGGAAGCGCATCCCCCAGAGGACGCCGCGTTCCTCCATCGCCGCCCAGTGCCCGCTCACCGCCACCCTCCCAGACGCTGCAGGAACAGGCGCGCGTGCATCCGGCTGATGCGCCAGTTGTCTTCCCAGGCGCGGAAGTGGGACACGCCATCGGCCCGGTAGCGCACCCGGGTGGGCAGCCACACCATCGGCACCCCGGCCCAGTGCAGCCGCACCAGGATTTCGATGTCGAAATCCATGCGATCGCCACGGACTTTCTCCAGCAGCGGTTCCAGCACCGCCAGCGGATAGACGCGGAAGCCGCACATGGCGTCGGGAATCGCCA comes from Methylomarinovum caldicuralii and encodes:
- a CDS encoding dodecin; its protein translation is MSEHVYKVIEIVGSSTESTDAAIRNAIERAGKTLKHLNWFQVVETRGHIEDGKVAHFQVVLKIGFRLED
- a CDS encoding acyl-CoA thioesterase → MSGLPETEVTLEVPFFDADMLGIVWHGHYLKYFEIARCALLETIDYDYLTMKATGYVWPVVDLQVRYLAPARFGQTLRVKARMLEYEYRLKLAYEIHDTEGRRLAKGTTVQVAVELDSGEMCFGSPPVLLERIARWRERISPRDGSRS
- a CDS encoding lipid A biosynthesis acyltransferase; this encodes MSGHWAAMEERGVLWGMRFLLGVYLLLGRPFFRLFLYPVVGYYFVVNRRARAASRDYLRRLHRFAPQLGLDGGLWHSYRHFLSFAECLLDKIVVWLGRFDTAAVAFHNRELFLRLLDQGQGGLIVTAHLGNLEVCRALADFRRRLRLNILVHTKHAEKFNRLLGSVDRSHHMTLIQVTEIDPATAILLQDKVRQGEFVVLVGDRVPVSSPQRVVQLPFLGAPAPFPQGPWLLAHLLQCPVFTLFCYRRGDGYHIHFDPLHEQVQLPQERAERLASIRAYARPFVERLQRHCLQAPLQWFNFYPFWEAP